A genome region from Purpureocillium takamizusanense chromosome 8, complete sequence includes the following:
- a CDS encoding uncharacterized protein (SECRETED:SignalP(1-18~SECRETED:cutsite=ANT-AP~SECRETED:prob=0.3213)~EggNog:ENOG503PNQY~COG:S) — translation MKFAIALAALVSLAAANTAPALPVPKCSESCIRQAMKDNGCKLNVECACQKFNELKTAATPCVIKACGQEKAIKEVLPAVKKMCNK, via the exons ATGAAgttcgccatcgccctcgctgctctcgtctccctggccgccgccaataCGGCCCCGGCCCTTCCGGTCCCCAAGTGCTCCGAGAGCTGCATCAGGCAGGCCATGAAAGACAACGGATGCAAGCTCAATGTCGAGTGCGCCTGCCAAAAGTTTAACGAGctcaagacggccgccacgccctgCGTCATCAAAGCGTGCGGCCAGGAAAAGGCAATTA AGGAGGTACTTCCGGCCGTCAAGAAGATGTGCAACAAGTAG
- the CPH2 gene encoding Clr6 histone deacetylase associated PHD protein-2 Cph2 (EggNog:ENOG503NZF0~TransMembrane:2 (o422-440i485-502o)~COG:K), with product MADDDSTARFGLDEPVFGFMGDSAAGPDTNSDSTNAQTDAGTQPSFFGTSSTWDFQVTPPFDTFNVTSASTAAPVQAPAVPTTWPLQAYDQPQAFSQPQSLSNSSPSFDGFPPPNDLTPTPVYAPQGKIPAATHAQARSLTAMSHEELRHIAMPPHLQYNSPRSASSPESARSDLKHGASSSPEVAGQQGRADTRKRKMSDDLDDEDDVDEEEKPVKKTAHNMIEKRYRTNINDKIAALRDSVPSLRIMSKSARGEDTTEDREELHGLTPAHKLNKATVLSKATEYIRHLEKRNSRLLDENTAMKERIAAFEKLFMAGAMNGSMSPMQQPPTPMQYPQDGRQQYSNSPLGTPQDGGANPAGMINVPDDMKRIISAQMAVGQPYPVPQQPFRAGNPAVLRQQQIQQQQQQMQQNGWINNVNPYFGKLMVGSLAGLMILEAVRENEMSNERPEGRGLSALPIELLGQLSTTLDLHVLGYHVHTSLKLLLFLCIALWVFVPSLFATSSDKLKKQQAAALERAPSLASSIDVRRRAWLTAIQTVWVPRHNFFLEAAALMLKTVKLSLRNTIGVHGYQMLTGLTEDQETARVKAWAIALDSQLAGGDMDVCKSRLILTLLASGTLPDTPMRLMLKALHIRVLLWNVSSGWQLGVVNVIAAKLARKRWNEARQLNRLLIQLRRGSEKPHDDELPEHLHSLVEQECDLVLTSAVVQRAHNLAFNLATAEGVDEQIDGMDSVVEDAAVGSPLDAVAAWWSAETLHRVLTSALVKGTGDEPDNAARIEAAIKAAPSGTMAHVRGLVARAVLVKDSRAEHIRVACQAIQADRIESPWKNSTLMITSASHFSDRDLRLAILCAKTMTRLEDKEAASHLEARSLNFINALTRPEYMSSMTLLGFTSFMELMRPLMECDAAEEDYEGALSKLSSTLRLWMGKPYASKCGVNSELRDSIVERCLAATKALAGSERDTGYGSLSDAEGAEA from the exons ATGGCTGACGACGACTCCACGGCCCGCTTCGGGCTCGATGAGCCCGTCTTTGGCTTCATGGGCGATTCCGCGGCCGGCCCTGACACCAACTCGGATTCCACCAACGCCCAAACCGACGCCGGCACCCAACCCTCCTTCTTCGGCACCTCGTCCACGTGGGACTTCCAAGTCACCCCTCCCTTCGACACATTCAACGTCACCTCTGCCAGCACCGCGGCTCCTGTCCAGGCTCCCGCCGTGCCTACAACCTGGCCGCTGCAGGCCTACGACCAACCCCAGGCCTTCTCGCAGCCCCAATCCCTGTCGAACTCGTCCCCTTCTTTTGACGGCTTTCCGCCGCCTAACGACTTGACACCGACACCTGTGTATGCCCCGCAAGGCAAGATTCCTGCAGCCACGCATGCGCAGGCCCGTTCCTTGACTGCCATGTCGCATGAGGAGCTTCGACACATCGCCATGCCCCCTCACCTGCAGTACAACTCACCAAGAAGCGCCTCCAGCCccgagtcggcgaggagTGATCTCAAGCACGGAGCGAGCTCTTCGCCAGAGGTAGCCGGTcagcaaggcagggcagacaCGAGGAAGCGCAAGATGTCCGACGatctggacgacgaggatgatgtggatgaggaggagaaaCCGGTAAAGAAAACGGCGCACAACATGATCGAGAAGCGCTATCGCACGAACATCAACGACAAGATTGCGGCACTTCGCGACAGTGTCCCGAGCCTGAGAATTATGTCCAAGAGCGCCAGAGGCGAGGACACGACCGAGGACCGCGAGGAGCTTCACGGCTTGACGCCTGCCCACAAGCTCAACAAGGCAACG GTCCTCAGCAAGGCGACGGAATATATTCGCCATCTGGAAAAGAGAAACAGCCGGCTTTTGGACGAGAACACGGCCATGAAGGAGAGGATAGCCGCTTTCGAAAAGTTGTTCATGGCTGGCGCCATGAACGGTTCCATGAGCCcgatgcagcagccgccgacgccgatgcagTACCCTCAGGACGGTCGGCAGCAATATTCTAACTCGCCTTTGGGCACGCCCCAAGATGGAGGTGCTAATCCAGCGGGCATGATCAACGTGCCAGATGATATGAAGCGCATCATCTCGGCTCAAATGGCAGTAGGCCAACCCTACCCTGTGCCTCAACAGCCGTTCCGCGCCGGAAACCCCGCCGTTCTGCGGCAGCAACAAatccagcagcaacagcagcaaaTGCAGCAGAATGGGTGGATCAACAACGTGAATCCGTACTTCGGCAAGCTTATGGTCGGCTCTCTCGCGGGTCTCATGATCCTAGAGGCCGTGCGTGAGAATGAAATGAGCAACGAGCGGCCCGAAGGCCGAGGGCTTTCCGCCTTGCCGATCGAACTGCTCGGCCAGCTGTCGACAACGCTCGACTTACACGTCCTGGGATACCATGTACACACGTCGCTCAAGTTACTGCTGTTTCTCTGCATCGCGCTTTGGGTATTCGTGCCCTCGCTCTTCGCGACGTCGTCGGACAAGCTCAAGAAGCAACAAGCTGCAGCACTAGAGCGGGCACCGTCACTGGCTTCATCGATTGAcgtgcgccgccgggccTGGCTTACTGCAATACAAACGGTTTGGGTGCCACGACACAACTTCTTCCTGGAAGCGGCTGCTCTCATGCTCAAGACCGTGAAGCTTAGCCTGCGCAATACCATCGGTGTTCATGGCTACCAAATGCTGACGGGTTTGACGGAAGACCAAGAGACGGCTCGTGTCAAGGCTTGGGCCATTGCTCTGGACTCCCAGCTGGCCGGTGGTGACATGGATGTCTGCAAAAGTCGGTTGATTTTGACTCTGCTGGCGTCTGGAACACTCCCGGATACGCCCATGAGGCTGATGCTCAAAGCGCTTCACATCCGAGTTCTTCTATGGAACGTCAGCAGCGGCTGGCAACTTGGAGTCGTCAACGTCATCGCTGCAAAGCTGGCTCGCAAGCGCTGGAACGAGGCACGTCAACTCAACCGGTTGCTCATCCAGTTGCGTCGAGGTTCAGAGAAGCCGCACGACGATGAACTGCCTGAGCACCTTCATTCTCTCGTGGAGCAGGAATGCGATCTTGTCTTGACGTCTGCGGTTGTCCAGCGAGCCCATAACCTGGCCTTTAACTTGGCGACGGCTGAGGGCGTTGACGAGCAGATCGATGGCATGGACTCTGTGGTGGAAGACGCAGCAGTGGGATCACCACTGGACGCTGTGGCAGCTTGGTGgtcggccgagacgctgcATCGTGTACTGACGTCTGCGCTCGTCAAAGGGACTGGTGATGAGCCCGACAACGCTGCACGAATTgaggccgccatcaaggcTGCGCCAAGCGGCACCATGGCTCATGTGCGTGGCCTCGTTGCCCGCGCCGTGCTTGTCAAGGATTCGCGCGCCGAGCATATCCGCGTAGCCTGCCAGGCGATACAGGCCGACAGGATCGAAAGCCCTTGGAAGAACTCGACGTTGATGATCACCTCTGCATCGCACTTTTCGGACCGCGACTTGCGACTTGCTATCCTCTGTGCGAAGACGATGACTCGTCtggaggacaaggaggcTGCGAGCCACCTGGAGGCGAGGAGCCTCAACTTCATTAACGCCCTCACACGACCTGAGTACATGTCGTCCATGACGCTATTGGGCTTCACATCGTTCATGGAATTGATGAGGCCACTCATGGAgtgcgatgccgccgaggaagatTACGAAGGGGCGTTGTCGAAGTTGTCGAGCACCCTCCGCCTCTGGATGGGCAAGCCCTACGCAAGCAAGTGTGGAGTCAACTCGGAGCTGCGAGACAGCATCGTCGAGCGGTGTTTGGCGGCAACGAAGGCTTTGGCAGGATCGGAACGCGACACAGGATACGGCAGTCTGAGCGACGCCGAAGGGGCGGAAGCCTAG